Genomic segment of Rhinoderma darwinii isolate aRhiDar2 chromosome 12, aRhiDar2.hap1, whole genome shotgun sequence:
TTCTGTATTATCAGATCTCAGATAaccagtttgggggggggggggggggggtttgtgagtCTGATAACAAGCTTATTGACTGTTTCTAAAGACAACCaggagaattatgaatgcagctctagagtatgatACTGGctgaaactcaggatcagtacgagGTTAATACTATGGTGTATTGAAAATActattcaactttttgttgtgtaatTCCATAAGTGAAGTGTAAAATGGACACACACTATATGGGCATACATACGTATGTGGGTAAACCCTCCTAATCAGGGATAATAGTCTGGGACAGTTTTTCACAGTTTGaatcccttatttccagtgaagggaaatgccAATACAGCATAAAAAGTCATTTTGGACAATTGAATGCTTCTAACTTTGGGTAAGGAGCTTtcttgttccagcatgactgtacccCTATACACAAAGCAAAGTTCATAAAGACAAGGTATAACAATTTTGGTGTGGAGCAACTCAAGTGGCTgcacagagctctgacctcaacTCCATCCAACACCTTGGAGATGACTTGTAATGCCAATTGCGAGACCTTTTCATCCAACATcaatgcctgacctcacaaatgctccttTTGGCTGAACGAGCCAAATTTCCGACAGACACATTccaaaaatcttgtggaaagccttccaatTAAAGTGGAGACTGCCATAACCACAAAAAgaggcccaactccatattaacacccatggttttggaatgtacTACAAGCTTATATAGCTGTGATGGTCAGTTGTCCACATCATTTTGGCCCTAaagtgtatgtagtgtatgtaatgATTGAGAGTATATGATGACCATGTTAATTATTACTCTTTTTAATCTTTCATTGTAGTAGACAAAATGCAAGATATCAATAAAACCAGAGTGACAGAATTTGTTCTTTTGGGCTTTTCCAACTTGGATACATTTGAGAACATCCTTTTATACGTTGCTATCCTGGCATATGTTGTATGTATATTTGGTAACATTGCCATTATTTTCTTAGTTAGAATTGAGCCTACTCTTTATACTCCTATGTACTTTTTTATAACTATTTTTGCTGTTCTAGAAATAATGTTCGTCTCGGTTACCATTCCAAAACTCGTGGCACTCCTCACGCAGGCTACCAATACCATATCCATGCTTGGCTGCTTTGTCCAGATGTATGCCCTTAATGCTTTGGGTGAGACTGAGTGCTTTCTACTTGCCCTGATGGTCTTTGATCGATACTTGGCTATCAACAACCCTTTACGTTATTCAGCTATAATGACCAATAAGTTTTGTTCAGTATTAGCTCTACTTCCATGGATAGCTGGATTCATCATTTCGTTCATACCTACAATTTGCACAATTCTCCTGGAATACTGTGGCCCCAATGAGATCAATCAATTCTTCTGTGACTTGGCTCCATTGCAGAATTTAGCCTGTTCCAACCCATTCTTCAGCAACCTGGCCACTCAGTTAGCGGCTGTTCTTTCTGTTGTTTTTCCTTTTGGCAGCATTGTGGCATTATACATTCACATTATCAGCATTGTATTAAAAATTGAGAGTACAGAAGGCAAACAAAAAGCATTTTCGACATGCTCCTCCCATCTTATTGTTGCTTGTCTGTTTTATTGCACAGTTATTATTGTATACATCAGGCCAAAAGGCAGTCAGTACGATAAATTTCTTGCACTCATGTACACGGTGGTTACTCCACCATTGAACCCATTTATTTATACTTTAAGAAACAGAGAGGTGAAAAACACTTTTAGAAAATTAATTTGTATGCAAATTGCAATTCATCGGCATTGTGGTTaaaatacccccaaaaaatattttaggTGTTTGAAAGATGACTAGAATCAACATGGTACATAAATTGAACATGCTTATACAATATAACACATTATTAAACagtaaatacatatttggtaatttttttaacaaaataattATTAGTATTAATATTATTAGTATTGGTATTATTAAGATTCActttaattcagatttttttttattttggggggTGTGTGATTTcattaaaatgttttattatttaaaaaaatatatttattttttcttataacACTATGCGTTTACATGCAGCTGCGGCTTAGTATGGATCTTCAAAAGACTTTGTTAAATTAATATCATTTTGGTGTGGAAAAGAACTCTATAAATCTGACCAAAAGGCaagtattcacttttttttttacagcacattAATGCAAGTTGATCAATATGCTTAGTCAGGCATTTATTCACAGTATTAATATATAAATGAgtgcatttatatatattttcagcATATTTTAGAGTTATATTCCTTCCAGGGGCTGCAGGTTGCTTTTCTCAGCCTGTGGGAGGATCAACTGCTTGTCTCTAACCTTGTAAAAGACAAGTTACATagctgataaggttgaaaaaaacaacaacaggtCTATCAAATCTCATTTATAATCtaccatgttgatccagaggaagaaaaaaaaaaaaaaaagtaaacatgaaGAAGATGCCAGTTGCCTCATTAAGGGAAA
This window contains:
- the LOC142665085 gene encoding olfactory receptor 5V1-like, whose amino-acid sequence is MQDINKTRVTEFVLLGFSNLDTFENILLYVAILAYVVCIFGNIAIIFLVRIEPTLYTPMYFFITIFAVLEIMFVSVTIPKLVALLTQATNTISMLGCFVQMYALNALGETECFLLALMVFDRYLAINNPLRYSAIMTNKFCSVLALLPWIAGFIISFIPTICTILLEYCGPNEINQFFCDLAPLQNLACSNPFFSNLATQLAAVLSVVFPFGSIVALYIHIISIVLKIESTEGKQKAFSTCSSHLIVACLFYCTVIIVYIRPKGSQYDKFLALMYTVVTPPLNPFIYTLRNREVKNTFRKLICMQIAIHRHCG